In Tistrella mobilis, one DNA window encodes the following:
- a CDS encoding MFS transporter: protein MLPPLLVTLIAHTVLSLSAASVPVLMPMIAGADAAAVIGSFTAVLYASAALTSLSTGHLIQRIGPVTAIQMALFACAAGVLLCQIGSLPALIGGAVLIGIGYGPVTPAGSLLLSFTVPVRRFGLAFSINRTGVPGGIALAGLILPRTGQALGWHLSLAGIAGAALAAALALGAGRFLDRPIRRPPPSGGRMGRSLVSGLVANLGHVLTDRAVAPLSLASVVYLGAQSCLAAFLVAFLMGPMGMAAVEAGALLAAAQAVGIGARLALGMMSDLLPSRLAMVGLIGLVIALAAGLTAAMSPGWPGIIVTAVVLLYGASALGWNGVVLAALAQAAPRDRAAEISGASTAVAYAGAVAGPGLFALVLEAAGFAAAFATVAGIAALAALIILRRAAR from the coding sequence ATGCTGCCGCCGCTGCTGGTGACGCTGATCGCGCATACCGTGCTGTCGCTGTCGGCCGCCTCGGTGCCGGTGCTGATGCCGATGATCGCCGGCGCCGATGCTGCGGCGGTGATCGGCTCGTTCACCGCGGTTCTCTATGCGAGCGCGGCCCTCACCTCGCTCTCCACCGGCCATCTGATCCAGCGCATCGGGCCGGTGACCGCCATCCAGATGGCGCTGTTTGCCTGTGCGGCCGGCGTGCTGCTCTGCCAGATCGGCAGCCTGCCGGCGCTGATCGGCGGGGCGGTGCTGATCGGCATAGGCTATGGCCCGGTCACGCCCGCCGGATCGTTGCTGCTGAGTTTCACCGTGCCCGTGCGCCGCTTTGGGCTGGCCTTTTCCATCAACCGCACCGGTGTGCCGGGCGGCATCGCTCTGGCCGGGCTTATCCTCCCTCGGACCGGTCAGGCCCTCGGCTGGCATCTGTCGCTGGCCGGCATTGCCGGCGCTGCCCTGGCAGCCGCCCTCGCCCTTGGGGCAGGGCGGTTCCTCGACCGTCCCATCCGCCGTCCGCCCCCCTCAGGAGGGCGGATGGGGCGGTCTCTTGTCTCCGGTCTCGTGGCCAATCTGGGCCATGTTCTGACCGACCGGGCGGTGGCGCCGCTCTCGCTCGCCTCGGTCGTCTATCTGGGGGCGCAAAGCTGCCTTGCGGCCTTTCTGGTCGCCTTCCTGATGGGGCCGATGGGAATGGCGGCGGTAGAGGCGGGAGCCCTGCTCGCGGCCGCCCAGGCGGTCGGCATCGGTGCCCGGCTTGCGCTTGGCATGATGTCCGATCTTCTGCCCTCGCGGCTGGCGATGGTGGGGCTGATCGGGCTGGTGATCGCGCTGGCCGCCGGGCTGACCGCGGCGATGTCGCCCGGCTGGCCGGGGATCATCGTCACCGCGGTGGTCCTGCTCTACGGCGCTTCGGCGCTGGGCTGGAACGGGGTGGTGCTGGCGGCACTCGCCCAGGCGGCGCCCCGGGACCGGGCGGCGGAAATCTCCGGCGCCTCTACCGCGGTCGCCTATGCCGGTGCGGTGGCGGGCCCCGGTCTCTTCGCCCTGGTGCTGGAGGCGGCGGGTTTTGCCGCCGCCTTCGCCACCGTGGCCGGGATTGCAGCCCTGGCCGCGCTGATCATCCTGCGGCGGGCCGCGAGATGA
- a CDS encoding methyl-accepting chemotaxis protein — protein MDMRQLLGAGLVLAAVPAAIVAGQMAGGGELLSGLAGTALALGGLGLGRVGRGQAGGTAGAATPGGDVAEMLARIAFDRSADPILVAGPDGFLACNDAAVRFLGARDRTEIIGLQPARLSPPAQPDGSPSEAGAVAHLQAALAKGFSRFEWTHCRLDGTPVPVEVTLVAFEHQGRPLAVVYWRDLTRVVEERAAGRRMAEEVIGRAEGFARRTDEMQSRARSLTVGAHHGLEEIRAADGSAAQVSGEAQAIAAATEQLAASLGEIGARMAEADAVTRSAGDEAARADALVQELADTAGRIGTVVSLINQIASQTNLLALNATIEAARAGAAGKGFAVVAGEVKSLATQTARATEEIAGQIASVQEQTRGTVEAIQNIGAVIARLRDISSAIAAGTEEQGATTRDIAGRVTTAAEGARKVAANIGRVREAADECGRVSQEVLAAASGLEAEFGQLKTLVGTMLHR, from the coding sequence ATGGACATGCGGCAGCTTCTGGGAGCGGGTCTTGTGCTGGCGGCGGTGCCGGCGGCGATTGTGGCAGGGCAGATGGCGGGCGGTGGCGAGCTGCTGTCGGGGCTCGCGGGCACCGCGCTTGCCCTGGGCGGGCTCGGCCTCGGCCGTGTCGGGCGCGGCCAGGCCGGTGGTACCGCAGGCGCCGCCACGCCTGGGGGCGATGTGGCCGAAATGCTTGCCCGTATTGCGTTCGATCGCTCGGCAGATCCGATCCTGGTCGCCGGGCCCGACGGGTTTCTGGCCTGCAACGATGCTGCCGTCCGCTTCCTGGGCGCACGCGATCGCACCGAGATCATCGGCCTGCAGCCGGCACGGCTGTCGCCCCCTGCCCAGCCGGATGGCTCTCCGTCCGAGGCGGGGGCGGTGGCGCATCTGCAGGCGGCGCTGGCCAAGGGGTTCTCGCGTTTCGAATGGACCCATTGCCGGCTGGATGGCACGCCTGTGCCCGTCGAGGTGACGCTTGTCGCCTTCGAGCATCAGGGTCGGCCTCTGGCGGTGGTCTATTGGCGCGACCTGACGCGGGTGGTGGAGGAGCGTGCGGCCGGCCGGCGCATGGCGGAAGAGGTGATCGGGCGCGCCGAGGGCTTCGCCCGCCGGACCGACGAGATGCAGTCGCGGGCCCGCAGCCTGACGGTCGGGGCGCATCACGGGCTGGAGGAGATCAGGGCGGCCGACGGTTCCGCGGCACAGGTCTCGGGCGAGGCCCAGGCGATTGCCGCGGCGACCGAGCAGCTTGCGGCATCGCTCGGCGAAATCGGCGCGCGGATGGCCGAAGCCGACGCCGTCACCCGCTCGGCAGGTGACGAGGCCGCCCGCGCCGACGCGCTGGTGCAGGAACTGGCCGACACCGCGGGCCGGATCGGTACCGTGGTCAGCCTGATCAACCAGATCGCCAGCCAGACCAATCTTCTGGCACTCAACGCCACCATCGAGGCGGCGCGCGCCGGGGCCGCCGGCAAAGGTTTTGCGGTGGTGGCCGGCGAGGTGAAGAGCCTGGCGACCCAGACCGCGCGCGCCACCGAAGAGATCGCGGGTCAGATCGCCTCGGTCCAGGAGCAGACCCGCGGCACGGTGGAGGCGATCCAGAACATCGGTGCAGTGATCGCACGATTGCGCGACATCTCGTCGGCCATCGCGGCCGGCACCGAAGAGCAGGGCGCCACAACCCGTGACATCGCCGGCCGTGTCACCACGGCTGCTGAGGGTGCCCGCAAGGTGGCGGCCAATATCGGCCGCGTCCGCGAGGCCGCCGATGAATGCGGCCGGGTGTCGCAGGAGGTGCTTGCCGCGGCGAGCGGGCTGGAGGCCGAATTCGGGCAGCTGAAAACCCTGGTCGGGACGATGTTGCACCGATGA
- a CDS encoding glutathione S-transferase family protein, which yields MLTLYHCHDARSFRPLWTLEELAVETGGPAYELKMLPFPPRVFQKSYLEINPLGTIPALFDEGKRMTESAAICQYLVTRYGPTSLAVAPDEADYGPFLNFLHFGEATLTFPQTLVLRYRFFEPDERKLPQAADDYAKWFLARLRLIEQMTGEQDYLCAGRFTAADISVGYAILLAHSVGLAGELGPNVRAYWERLSGREGFRRAKAVQLAAAEEQGVPVPKIGVSG from the coding sequence TTGCTGACCCTCTATCATTGCCACGACGCCCGTTCCTTCCGCCCGCTCTGGACGCTGGAGGAGCTGGCGGTGGAAACCGGCGGCCCGGCCTACGAGTTGAAGATGCTGCCCTTCCCGCCCCGGGTGTTCCAGAAGAGCTATCTGGAGATCAACCCGCTCGGCACCATCCCGGCCCTGTTCGACGAGGGCAAGCGGATGACCGAATCGGCGGCGATCTGCCAGTATCTCGTCACCCGCTATGGCCCGACCAGCCTGGCTGTGGCGCCGGACGAGGCCGATTACGGCCCCTTCCTCAACTTCCTGCATTTCGGCGAGGCGACGCTGACCTTCCCGCAGACCCTGGTGCTGCGCTATCGCTTCTTTGAACCCGACGAGCGCAAGCTGCCCCAGGCCGCCGACGACTACGCCAAATGGTTCCTGGCCCGGCTGCGGCTGATCGAGCAGATGACCGGCGAACAGGACTATCTCTGCGCCGGCCGCTTCACCGCCGCCGACATCTCGGTCGGCTATGCCATCCTGCTTGCCCATTCGGTGGGGCTGGCGGGCGAACTCGGCCCCAATGTCCGCGCCTATTGGGAACGGCTGTCGGGGCGCGAGGGCTTCCGGCGCGCCAAGGCGGTGCAGCTGGCCGCCGCGGAAGAACAGGGCGTGCCGGTGCCGAAGATCGGGGTGTCCGGGTAG
- a CDS encoding acyl-CoA dehydrogenase family protein yields the protein MNLLRSPYLSPEHLEWQDTLRRWVAREITPFVNDWDEAGEFPRDLYRRAAEIGLLGLGYPEDYGGIPADRFMSMIAGRELARCGAGGVPASLLSHTIGAPPILKAGSDELKARVLPGILAGEKISALAITEPNGGSDVASIRTKARREGDHYVVSGEKTFITSGMRADYYTVAVRTGGPGRDGISLMVIEAGSPGFARTPLKKMGWWASDTATLHFDEVRVPVANLIGEEGSAFRTIMLNFNDERISLATTACAFARVCVDEAAAYARERITFGKPLSSHQVIRHKLVDMAQRVEVTEAFIERLVWALEAGDNPVAQICMAKNQATQTMAYCASEAVQIFGGAGYMRGAAVERIYREVKVNAIGGGAEEIMKDLASRQMGL from the coding sequence ATGAACCTCCTGCGCTCCCCCTATCTCTCGCCCGAGCATCTGGAGTGGCAGGACACGCTCCGCCGCTGGGTGGCGCGCGAGATCACCCCCTTCGTCAATGACTGGGACGAGGCGGGCGAATTCCCGCGCGACCTCTACCGCAGGGCGGCGGAGATCGGGCTGCTCGGCCTCGGCTATCCGGAAGACTATGGCGGCATCCCGGCCGACCGGTTCATGAGCATGATCGCCGGCCGGGAACTGGCGCGCTGCGGGGCGGGCGGCGTGCCGGCCAGCCTGCTCAGCCACACCATCGGTGCGCCGCCGATTTTGAAGGCCGGCTCGGACGAGCTGAAGGCCCGGGTGCTGCCGGGCATTCTGGCGGGCGAGAAGATCTCGGCGCTGGCGATCACCGAACCGAATGGCGGCTCCGATGTCGCCAGTATCCGCACGAAGGCGCGGCGCGAGGGCGACCATTATGTGGTCAGCGGCGAGAAGACCTTCATCACATCGGGCATGCGCGCCGATTATTACACGGTCGCGGTGCGCACCGGCGGCCCCGGCCGCGACGGCATCAGCCTGATGGTGATCGAGGCGGGAAGCCCCGGCTTCGCCCGCACGCCGCTGAAAAAGATGGGCTGGTGGGCCTCCGACACCGCGACGCTCCATTTCGACGAGGTCCGGGTGCCGGTCGCCAATCTGATCGGCGAGGAAGGCTCGGCCTTCCGGACGATCATGCTGAATTTCAACGACGAGCGGATCTCGCTCGCCACCACCGCCTGTGCCTTCGCCCGGGTCTGCGTGGACGAGGCGGCCGCCTATGCCCGCGAGCGCATCACCTTCGGCAAGCCCTTGTCCAGCCATCAGGTCATCCGCCACAAGCTGGTCGACATGGCCCAGCGTGTGGAGGTGACCGAGGCCTTCATCGAAAGACTGGTCTGGGCGCTGGAAGCCGGCGACAATCCGGTTGCCCAGATCTGCATGGCCAAGAACCAGGCCACGCAGACCATGGCGTATTGTGCCTCGGAAGCCGTGCAGATCTTCGGCGGCGCCGGCTATATGCGCGGGGCGGCGGTGGAGCGGATCTACCGCGAAGTGAAGGTCAATGCCATCGGCGGCGGCGCCGAGGAAATCATGAAGGATCTGGCGAGCCGGCAGATGGGGCTCTAG
- a CDS encoding IclR family transcriptional regulator, with product MAEGDGVVKSAGRVLGLLQVFAEHRRPMRVSEIAQAMGIPQSSTSMLLKTLTAMGYVSFDAEAKAFRPTLRVALLGAWLNEEFAAEGSVDEMMVEMARATADTVILAVENGVWSEYIHVVQSEQDLRYALRPGTRRPLPATNLGRVLLAAKPDDEIERIIRRINAEAAAGDRRFDVATTLDAVHAIRRDGYSFAHNLISSGASVIALPMPVPPGYKPMAIGIGGPTDRLERGQEMILAEMRRLLSQYLGG from the coding sequence ATGGCCGAAGGCGATGGTGTCGTCAAATCTGCGGGCCGGGTGCTGGGCCTGCTTCAGGTCTTCGCCGAACATCGCCGGCCGATGCGGGTGTCCGAGATCGCCCAGGCCATGGGCATTCCGCAATCCAGTACCTCGATGCTGCTGAAGACGCTCACCGCCATGGGCTATGTCAGCTTCGATGCCGAGGCCAAGGCCTTCCGGCCGACCCTGCGCGTGGCTCTGCTCGGCGCCTGGCTGAACGAGGAATTCGCGGCCGAAGGCAGCGTCGACGAGATGATGGTCGAAATGGCCCGCGCCACCGCCGACACGGTCATCCTGGCGGTGGAGAACGGGGTCTGGTCGGAATACATCCATGTGGTGCAGTCCGAGCAGGACCTGCGCTATGCGCTGCGGCCGGGCACGAGGCGGCCCCTGCCCGCGACCAATCTGGGCCGGGTGCTGCTGGCGGCCAAGCCCGATGACGAGATCGAGCGGATCATCCGCCGGATCAATGCCGAGGCGGCGGCGGGCGACCGGCGTTTCGACGTCGCGACAACGCTTGACGCGGTGCATGCGATCCGGCGCGACGGCTATTCCTTTGCCCATAATCTGATCTCGTCCGGGGCCAGCGTCATCGCGCTGCCGATGCCGGTTCCGCCCGGTTACAAGCCGATGGCGATCGGCATCGGCGGCCCCACCGACCGGCTGGAGCGGGGGCAGGAGATGATCCTGGCCGAGATGCGCCGGCTGCTGTCGCAGTATCTGGGGGGCTGA
- a CDS encoding acetyl-CoA carboxylase biotin carboxylase subunit — MAEPTPFSTILIANRGEIARRVIRTARRLGYRTVAVYSDADAGAAHVREADRAVRIGEAAPAASYLKIDAIIAAAKAAGADAIHPGYGFLAENAAFAGACAEAGIVFIGPSPAAIIAMGDKAGAKRVMEAAGVPCVPGYQGEDQDEARLAAEAGRIGFPVMIKATAGGGGRGMRLVEREADFPAALKSARSEAQSAFGNPDVIIEKAILSPRHVEIQVIADRHGNVLHLGERDCSVQRRHQKVIEEAPSPAVDEDLRARMGETAVQAARAIGYEGAGTLEFLLDAQGRYYFMEMNTRLQVEHPVTEAVTGLDLVELQLIAAAGAPLPITQAQVQVRGHAIEVRLCAEDPAKGFMPQSGRFRAWAPTAALRVDHALGGDPEISPYYDSMIAKVIAHGDSRADACRKLIHGLEDTVALGIATNQGFLAACLAHPVFAAGQATTAFIGAHGDELLARDARADRRAAAVAALLLHGIATDGRGVAGRSLAHTLPVPVLLAVDGIAMGVSIARAGPGRFTAEVEGEIVDLAPVELAPEAQGVAGALVAAIDGTTTRLRFARDGHVLHLHLDGRPVRIDDRSFEPAHRAGEAAGDGRIRAAMNGRVVAVLAAIGDEVEPGRPLVTLEAMKMEHVHKADLAGRITAITVGEGDQVGAGQVLVEIEAPAAAG; from the coding sequence ATGGCCGAACCTACCCCCTTCTCCACCATCCTCATCGCCAATCGCGGAGAGATCGCCCGCCGGGTGATCCGCACCGCCCGCCGCCTGGGCTATCGCACGGTCGCGGTCTATTCCGATGCCGATGCCGGCGCCGCCCATGTCCGCGAGGCCGACCGGGCCGTGCGCATCGGCGAGGCCGCACCCGCCGCTTCGTATCTCAAGATCGACGCGATCATCGCCGCCGCCAAAGCCGCCGGCGCCGATGCCATCCATCCGGGCTATGGCTTCCTGGCCGAGAATGCCGCGTTCGCCGGCGCCTGCGCCGAGGCCGGGATCGTGTTCATCGGCCCCTCGCCCGCCGCCATCATCGCCATGGGCGACAAGGCCGGCGCCAAGCGGGTGATGGAAGCGGCCGGCGTGCCCTGCGTGCCCGGCTATCAGGGCGAGGACCAGGACGAGGCCCGGCTTGCCGCCGAGGCCGGCCGGATCGGCTTTCCGGTGATGATCAAGGCGACCGCCGGCGGCGGCGGCCGCGGCATGCGGCTGGTCGAGCGTGAGGCCGACTTCCCGGCCGCCCTCAAGAGCGCACGATCGGAAGCGCAGAGCGCCTTCGGCAACCCCGATGTGATCATCGAAAAGGCGATCCTGTCGCCGCGCCATGTCGAAATCCAGGTCATCGCCGACCGTCATGGCAATGTGCTGCATCTGGGCGAGCGCGACTGCTCGGTTCAGCGTCGCCACCAGAAGGTGATCGAAGAGGCGCCCTCGCCCGCGGTCGATGAAGATCTGCGGGCGCGGATGGGCGAGACCGCCGTCCAGGCCGCCCGCGCGATCGGTTACGAGGGCGCCGGCACGCTGGAATTCCTGCTCGATGCCCAGGGCCGCTATTACTTCATGGAGATGAACACCCGGCTGCAGGTGGAACATCCGGTGACCGAGGCCGTCACCGGGCTGGACCTGGTCGAGCTGCAGCTGATCGCGGCGGCCGGCGCGCCGCTGCCGATCACCCAGGCCCAGGTGCAGGTGCGGGGCCATGCGATCGAGGTCCGGCTTTGTGCCGAGGATCCGGCGAAGGGCTTCATGCCCCAGAGCGGCCGGTTCAGGGCCTGGGCGCCGACCGCGGCGCTGCGGGTCGATCATGCCCTCGGCGGCGACCCGGAAATCTCGCCCTATTACGACTCGATGATCGCCAAGGTCATCGCCCATGGCGACAGCCGCGCCGATGCCTGCCGGAAGCTGATCCACGGGCTGGAAGACACGGTGGCGCTGGGCATCGCCACCAATCAGGGCTTCCTGGCGGCCTGTCTCGCCCATCCGGTCTTCGCGGCCGGCCAGGCGACCACCGCCTTCATCGGCGCCCATGGCGACGAGCTGCTGGCCCGCGACGCCCGGGCCGACCGCCGCGCCGCCGCGGTCGCGGCCCTGCTGCTGCACGGCATCGCCACCGACGGTCGCGGCGTCGCCGGGCGCAGCCTGGCCCATACCCTGCCGGTGCCGGTGCTGCTGGCGGTGGACGGCATCGCGATGGGCGTGTCGATCGCCCGCGCCGGCCCCGGTCGCTTCACGGCCGAGGTCGAGGGGGAGATCGTGGACCTGGCCCCGGTCGAGCTCGCGCCCGAAGCCCAGGGCGTGGCGGGCGCGCTGGTCGCCGCCATCGACGGCACCACCACCCGGCTGCGTTTCGCCCGCGACGGCCATGTGCTGCATCTGCATCTGGACGGCCGGCCGGTCCGCATCGACGACCGGTCTTTCGAACCCGCCCATCGCGCCGGAGAGGCCGCGGGCGACGGCCGGATCCGGGCGGCGATGAACGGCCGGGTGGTCGCGGTTCTGGCCGCCATCGGCGACGAGGTCGAGCCCGGCCGGCCGCTGGTGACGCTGGAGGCGATGAAGATGGAGCATGTCCACAAGGCCGACCTCGCCGGCCGGATCACCGCCATCACCGTCGGCGAAGGCGACCAGGTCGGCGCGGGCCAGGTGCTGGTCGAAATCGAGGCCCCGGCTGCCGCAGGCTGA
- a CDS encoding HpcH/HpaI aldolase/citrate lyase family protein has protein sequence MTDSLKTRPRRLRRSQLSVPGSSEKMMAKAAGSAADHVFLDLEDAVAPNAKVAARAKIVTALRELDWGNRTRCVRINDLGTEYAYEDVITVVEGAGEYLDTIMVPKVKTAHDVMWIDILLGQIERKLGLTRRIGVEVLIEEVEGMMNIDAIAAASPRLECLIFGMGDYSASQGIDIGGAFGPSGYPGDIWHYPRYRLAIAARAHGLDAVDGPFADFRNPEAYREECRRAMTLGCVGKWAIHPAQIEPALEVFSPSAEAVARARKLAAAYAEAQARGEGAVQVDGVMVDVASIRILQNVIDKAEMIGM, from the coding sequence ATGACCGACAGCCTGAAGACCCGCCCCCGCCGCCTGCGCCGCAGCCAGTTGAGCGTTCCCGGCAGCAGCGAGAAGATGATGGCCAAGGCGGCAGGCTCGGCCGCCGACCATGTCTTTCTCGATCTGGAAGACGCGGTGGCGCCCAATGCCAAGGTGGCGGCGCGCGCGAAGATCGTGACCGCGCTCCGCGAACTCGACTGGGGCAACAGGACCCGCTGCGTGCGGATCAACGATCTCGGCACCGAATATGCCTATGAGGACGTGATCACCGTGGTCGAGGGCGCGGGCGAGTATCTCGACACCATCATGGTGCCGAAGGTGAAGACCGCCCATGACGTGATGTGGATCGACATCCTGCTCGGCCAGATCGAGCGCAAGCTCGGCCTCACCCGCCGGATCGGCGTCGAGGTGCTGATCGAGGAGGTGGAGGGCATGATGAACATCGATGCCATCGCCGCCGCCTCGCCCAGGCTGGAATGCCTGATCTTCGGCATGGGCGACTATTCGGCCTCGCAGGGCATCGATATCGGCGGTGCCTTCGGCCCCTCGGGCTATCCGGGCGACATCTGGCATTATCCGCGCTACCGCCTGGCGATCGCCGCCCGTGCCCATGGGCTGGATGCGGTCGACGGCCCCTTTGCCGATTTCCGCAACCCGGAGGCCTATCGCGAGGAATGCCGCCGGGCGATGACCCTGGGCTGCGTCGGCAAATGGGCGATCCACCCGGCCCAGATCGAGCCGGCGCTCGAGGTGTTCTCGCCATCCGCCGAGGCGGTCGCACGCGCCCGCAAGCTGGCCGCCGCCTATGCCGAAGCCCAGGCCCGCGGCGAGGGTGCGGTGCAGGTGGACGGGGTGATGGTCGACGTCGCCTCGATCCGCATCCTGCAGAACGTGATCGACAAGGCGGAGATGATCGGGATGTGA
- a CDS encoding crotonase/enoyl-CoA hydratase family protein codes for MSASRPAAVTPPDFTTLTVTLENAVARVTLNRPDKANAMNAPMWVELKAAMEWLDETPEARVGIITGAGRFFTAGIDLAMLGAMKDEVADGCDGRRGEKLRRQILDIQDTVTSVERCRKPVIAAVNGPCVGGGIDLITACDMRYAADDAWFSVKEVDMGLAADVGTLQRLPKIVGEGMARELAYTARKVTAAEAEAMQLINRRFPTVDALNEGVLAIAAGIAAKSPLAIRGTKEMITYVRDHSVADGLNYIATWNAAMLLSDDLTEAMTAFFEKRPASFRD; via the coding sequence ATGTCCGCCTCCCGCCCCGCTGCCGTCACGCCGCCGGACTTCACCACCCTGACCGTCACGCTGGAGAATGCCGTCGCCCGGGTGACGCTGAACCGGCCGGACAAGGCCAATGCCATGAACGCGCCGATGTGGGTGGAGCTGAAGGCGGCGATGGAATGGCTGGACGAAACGCCAGAGGCGCGCGTCGGCATCATCACCGGCGCCGGGCGCTTCTTCACCGCCGGCATCGATCTGGCCATGCTGGGCGCGATGAAGGACGAGGTGGCCGACGGCTGCGACGGAAGGCGGGGTGAAAAGCTCCGCCGCCAGATCCTGGACATCCAGGACACCGTCACCTCGGTCGAACGCTGCCGCAAGCCGGTGATCGCGGCCGTCAACGGCCCCTGCGTCGGCGGCGGCATCGACCTGATCACCGCCTGCGACATGCGCTATGCCGCCGACGACGCCTGGTTCTCGGTCAAAGAGGTCGATATGGGCCTGGCGGCGGATGTCGGCACCTTGCAGCGCCTGCCCAAGATCGTGGGCGAAGGCATGGCGCGAGAACTGGCCTATACCGCCCGCAAGGTGACCGCGGCCGAAGCCGAGGCCATGCAGCTGATCAACCGCCGATTCCCCACCGTCGATGCACTGAACGAAGGCGTGCTGGCGATCGCGGCCGGGATCGCCGCCAAATCCCCGCTCGCCATCCGCGGCACCAAGGAGATGATCACCTATGTCCGCGACCATTCCGTCGCCGACGGGCTGAACTACATCGCCACCTGGAACGCCGCCATGCTGCTCTCGGACGACCTGACCGAGGCGATGACGGCGTTCTTCGAAAAGCGCCCGGCCAGCTTCCGCGACTGA
- a CDS encoding acyl-CoA carboxylase subunit beta, which translates to MTQITSSISTGAESFQANRRDMTALIDRVRALEARTRAASARSKPRFEKRHQLLPRERVALLLDPGTPFVELSTLAGYLMDNTDPEKSIPGGGVIAGIGFVSGVRVMVSASDSGIDAGALQPMGLAKQLRAQELALENKLPYVQLVESAGANLMNYRVEDFVHGGSMFRNLARLSAAGLPVVTVTHGSSTAGGAYQTGLSDYIVMVRDRTRAFLAGPPLLKAATGEIATEEELGGAVMHTSISGLGDYLAEDDRHAIAIARDIVAGLDWDAGLVRTAPEQAPQPPRLDPEELVGLMPVDHKRPVDMKQVIARIVDDSDFLEFGERYGPATVCGHARIEGFAVGIITNNGPIDPAGANKATHFIQACCQSETPIIYLNNTTGYMVGRAYEEAGMIKHGSKMIQAVTSATVPQITIYCGASFGAGNYGMCGRGFHPRFCFSWPNARTAVMGGEQAAQTMAIVTAAAAKRKGVEPDQAQLDALQKRIIDIFDGQMSVFATSSRLLDDGVIDPRDTRAVLAEVLAICREAEARQPRRMQFSVARP; encoded by the coding sequence ATGACGCAGATAACGTCCTCCATCTCGACCGGAGCCGAGAGCTTCCAGGCGAACCGCCGGGACATGACGGCGCTGATCGATCGGGTCCGGGCGCTGGAGGCGCGGACGCGGGCGGCATCTGCCCGGTCGAAGCCGCGGTTCGAAAAGCGCCATCAGCTGCTGCCCCGCGAACGCGTCGCCCTGCTGCTGGATCCGGGCACGCCCTTCGTCGAGCTGTCGACCTTGGCCGGCTATCTGATGGACAATACCGACCCCGAGAAGAGCATTCCGGGCGGCGGCGTCATCGCCGGCATCGGCTTCGTGTCGGGCGTGCGGGTGATGGTGTCGGCGTCCGACAGCGGCATCGATGCCGGGGCGCTGCAGCCCATGGGCCTGGCCAAGCAGCTGCGCGCCCAGGAACTGGCGCTGGAGAACAAGCTGCCCTATGTCCAGCTGGTCGAAAGCGCCGGCGCCAATCTGATGAACTACCGCGTGGAAGATTTCGTCCATGGCGGCAGCATGTTCCGCAACCTCGCCCGGCTGTCGGCCGCGGGCCTGCCGGTGGTGACCGTCACCCATGGCTCGTCGACGGCCGGCGGCGCCTATCAGACCGGGCTGTCGGACTATATCGTCATGGTCCGCGACCGCACCCGCGCCTTCCTGGCCGGCCCGCCGCTGCTGAAGGCCGCAACCGGCGAGATCGCGACCGAAGAGGAGCTGGGCGGTGCGGTGATGCACACCAGCATTTCGGGCCTCGGCGACTATCTGGCCGAGGACGACCGCCATGCCATCGCCATCGCCCGCGACATCGTGGCCGGGCTGGACTGGGATGCGGGCCTGGTGCGCACCGCGCCGGAACAGGCGCCGCAGCCGCCCCGGCTCGACCCCGAAGAGCTGGTCGGGCTGATGCCGGTCGACCACAAGCGGCCGGTGGATATGAAGCAGGTCATCGCCCGGATCGTCGACGACAGCGATTTCCTGGAATTCGGCGAGCGCTACGGCCCGGCCACGGTCTGCGGCCATGCCCGGATCGAGGGTTTCGCGGTCGGCATCATCACCAATAACGGTCCGATCGACCCGGCCGGCGCCAACAAGGCGACGCATTTCATCCAGGCCTGCTGCCAGTCGGAAACCCCGATCATCTACCTCAACAACACCACCGGCTATATGGTCGGCCGCGCCTATGAAGAGGCGGGGATGATCAAGCACGGCTCCAAGATGATCCAGGCGGTGACCAGCGCCACGGTGCCGCAGATCACCATCTATTGCGGCGCATCCTTCGGTGCCGGCAATTACGGCATGTGCGGCCGCGGCTTCCACCCGCGCTTCTGCTTCTCGTGGCCCAATGCGAGGACCGCGGTGATGGGTGGCGAGCAGGCCGCCCAGACCATGGCGATCGTCACGGCGGCCGCCGCGAAGCGCAAGGGCGTGGAGCCGGATCAGGCCCAGCTGGATGCCCTTCAGAAGCGGATCATCGACATCTTCGACGGCCAGATGAGCGTCTTCGCCACCAGTTCCCGCCTGCTGGACGACGGCGTGATCGACCCGCGCGACACCCGCGCGGTGCTGGCCGAGGTGCTGGCGATCTGCCGCGAGGCCGAGGCCCGCCAGCCCCGCCGGATGCAGTTCTCGGTCGCCAGGCCGTGA